The following coding sequences are from one Treponema parvum window:
- a CDS encoding TRAP transporter large permease, which yields MVYIPFILAFVLLFAGIPVGLALLTSGLIYFGFMSTTLPLTSIIQNMIQNCMSTGLLTIPMFLFMGTVMNYCGLTGRLLDWCNALVGHKKGGLAQVNVLLSTVNGGICGSSGADAAMQCKILVPEMVKKGYPIAFATAVTAASGLIAPMIPPGNALILYSTMTDTSCVRMFMAGYIPGILMCIAEMITVSVICRKNGYQSRSDRASIKEIFIQTKNAFWAIVAIFLLIVGLRFGFFNVHEGAVVTSALCIIVGLFIYKTLTIKEIPKMFLEAFHTTSNIMIMLMGSMVFGFYLTWARIPQNLAILIMTISSNKYIFMIMACGLMLIMGMFMDGTAMLMIVTPLLYPISMKYEINVIHLGIIELICGYIGSLTPPVGGVMYTCCNITKVSIPDFFNAVKPFIFALIIVLLFVVFIPQISTLLPEIVYGPI from the coding sequence ATGGTTTATATCCCCTTCATACTGGCATTTGTCTTACTTTTTGCAGGTATTCCTGTAGGTCTTGCGCTTCTTACATCCGGTCTCATATATTTCGGGTTTATGTCAACTACTCTACCTTTAACAAGTATTATACAGAATATGATACAGAACTGTATGTCCACAGGCCTTTTAACAATACCTATGTTTCTATTTATGGGCACTGTAATGAACTATTGCGGACTTACAGGAAGACTTTTGGACTGGTGCAATGCTCTTGTCGGCCATAAAAAGGGCGGTCTTGCCCAGGTTAACGTTCTTCTTTCGACGGTTAATGGTGGTATTTGTGGTTCCTCAGGTGCTGATGCTGCAATGCAGTGTAAAATTCTTGTTCCCGAAATGGTGAAGAAAGGATATCCTATTGCTTTTGCAACTGCAGTTACAGCGGCATCCGGCCTTATTGCTCCGATGATTCCGCCAGGAAATGCTCTAATCCTTTATTCAACGATGACGGATACTTCTTGTGTCAGGATGTTTATGGCAGGCTATATTCCGGGAATCCTCATGTGTATAGCTGAAATGATAACAGTTTCTGTGATTTGTAGGAAAAATGGATATCAGAGCCGTTCCGATCGAGCTTCAATAAAGGAAATATTTATTCAGACAAAAAATGCCTTTTGGGCGATAGTAGCAATTTTCCTCCTAATTGTAGGGCTTCGATTTGGATTTTTCAATGTTCATGAAGGTGCCGTAGTTACAAGTGCGCTTTGTATTATTGTCGGTCTTTTTATATATAAGACGCTCACGATAAAAGAAATCCCAAAAATGTTTCTCGAAGCATTCCATACCACTAGCAATATTATGATTATGCTCATGGGTTCAATGGTATTTGGTTTTTATCTCACATGGGCTAGAATTCCTCAAAACTTGGCTATACTGATAATGACGATAAGTTCTAATAAGTATATTTTCATGATTATGGCATGTGGTCTTATGCTAATCATGGGAATGTTTATGGATGGAACAGCTATGCTAATGATAGTTACTCCTCTTTTGTATCCTATATCAATGAAATATGAGATCAACGTCATACACTTAGGTATTATAGAACTTATATGCGGCTACATTGGATCCCTAACCCCTCCTGTTGGCGGTGTAATGTATACGTGTTGTAATATTACAAAGGTTTCGATTCCGGATTTTTTTAATGCTGTGAAACCTTTTATATTTGCGCTTATAATTGTATTACTTTTTGTAGTATTCATCCCACAGATTTCAACATTGCTTCCAGAGATAGTATATGGTCCAATTTAG
- a CDS encoding TRAP transporter small permease encodes MFSKIKTNKKTVLDVLDTLENIIGVSMFFMMIMFLVFNVCSWWFAKKRFGQLEEAVTACLVWISYINMGSHYRRKQHIRVDFLLTKFSLRNQKIADIINDIFTFIIGMVVFYFGSKLMLRSRNKYTGVLKICYLWIDLGLVIGFGNLLFNIIYRYLPHKKTKVVKILKEE; translated from the coding sequence ATGTTCAGCAAAATCAAGACAAACAAAAAAACAGTGCTTGATGTATTGGACACATTGGAAAATATTATTGGAGTATCCATGTTTTTCATGATGATTATGTTTCTTGTGTTTAATGTTTGCTCTTGGTGGTTTGCGAAGAAGCGTTTCGGTCAACTTGAAGAAGCGGTAACGGCTTGCCTTGTTTGGATTTCTTATATAAACATGGGATCGCACTACAGGAGAAAGCAGCATATTAGAGTTGATTTCTTACTTACAAAATTTTCTTTAAGGAATCAAAAAATTGCTGACATAATCAATGATATTTTTACATTTATAATTGGAATGGTGGTCTTTTATTTTGGATCGAAACTTATGTTAAGATCTAGAAATAAATATACTGGGGTTCTTAAGATTTGTTATTTATGGATAGATCTTGGACTTGTGATAGGGTTTGGTAATCTATTATTCAATATTATTTACCGGTATTTGCCACATAAGAAAACAAAAGTCGTAAAAATTCTAAAGGAGGAATAA
- a CDS encoding sugar phosphate isomerase/epimerase family protein, which translates to MMLSGPMSAMRPGFGDEKSITLMAAAGFDAIDYTFNEMYMRENVWNQANWREYAIKLVRKANECKICFNQAHAPFLFNWEKNGEMENWILPTIKHSFECAASLGIPHMIVHPIHHIKYKGNEKYLWDWNMEYYKELISVAKNTGVQIALENMLQLDEKRGCIVPDVFAKPQEYVAFYDALASDEIIACVDIGHSGPTGEDPVELLKILGSRVRAIHVHDNCFRNDDHFLPYMGKIDWEAVTKTLADIDYKGDFTFEVTNFLKHYYPEPLISSALKFEHDVGRYLISRIEAYKR; encoded by the coding sequence ATGATGCTTTCAGGACCCATGTCTGCGATGAGGCCTGGTTTTGGCGATGAAAAATCAATAACGCTTATGGCTGCGGCAGGTTTCGATGCAATTGATTATACATTTAATGAAATGTATATGCGGGAAAATGTATGGAACCAAGCTAACTGGAGAGAATATGCAATAAAACTCGTCCGTAAAGCTAATGAATGTAAAATATGTTTCAATCAAGCACATGCTCCGTTTCTATTTAATTGGGAAAAGAACGGAGAAATGGAGAATTGGATTTTACCTACAATAAAGCATTCTTTCGAATGTGCAGCGTCTCTTGGAATTCCGCATATGATTGTCCATCCAATCCATCATATAAAGTATAAGGGGAACGAAAAATATCTCTGGGATTGGAATATGGAATACTATAAAGAATTAATTTCGGTTGCAAAAAATACTGGTGTACAGATAGCCTTGGAGAATATGTTACAGCTTGATGAAAAAAGAGGATGTATTGTGCCTGATGTTTTTGCAAAGCCTCAGGAATATGTCGCTTTTTATGATGCTTTGGCTAGTGATGAAATTATAGCATGTGTGGATATAGGACATTCGGGGCCTACAGGGGAGGACCCTGTAGAACTTTTGAAAATTCTTGGATCAAGGGTAAGGGCTATACATGTGCATGATAACTGTTTTAGAAATGATGATCACTTTCTTCCCTACATGGGAAAAATTGATTGGGAAGCAGTAACCAAAACTCTTGCCGATATAGACTATAAAGGCGATTTTACTTTTGAAGTCACAAATTTTCTAAAACACTATTATCCGGAGCCTTTAATCAGTTCTGCCCTTAAATTTGAACATGATGTTGGAAGATATCTCATCTCAAGAATAGAGGCCTATAAAAGATAA